In the Rhinoderma darwinii isolate aRhiDar2 chromosome 13, aRhiDar2.hap1, whole genome shotgun sequence genome, one interval contains:
- the WFDC3 gene encoding WAP four-disulfide core domain protein 3, with protein sequence MTREGRVTKATAGRPDWRKQAVHGLYDKIIFNINPGNVKAGKCPSERHYIKAEHENCHRLCTRDDNCPENMKCCPDNCHMMCKPPAADKPGTCPKFESSYSVALKCNDNCTSDSECPGTTKCCFKTCGKTCTPTLSDIAKPNMVSTASRGFCPQEDIYNCILKERKFCDEASCLDGYRCCPKICRWECAKSRQERAGECPPVTKCSSEGKACSSDYDCSHLFKCCSACGNRCVKAVNVPSFLHNATAT encoded by the exons atgacaagagagggacgcgtcaccaaggcaacggccgggagaccggactggaggaagcaggcagttcatg GCTTGTATGATAAGATCATCTTCAATATCAATCCAGGCAATGTAAAGGCAGGAAAATGCCCCTCTGAGAGGCATTATATTAAGGCTGAACATGAGAATTGTCACAGACTCTGCACAAGGGACGATAATTGCCCAGAGAACATGAAGTGCTGCCCTGATAACTGCCACATGATGTGTAAACCACCTGCAGCAG ACAAGCCAGGCACCTGTCCAAAATTTGAATCTTCTTACTCTGTTGCTCTAAAATGTAATGACAACTGCACATCTGATTCTGAATGTCCTGGAACGACAAAGTGCTGCTTCAAGACTTGCGGGAAAACTTGTACGCCTACATTAAGTGATATAGCCAAACCGAACATGGTGTCCACAGCAA GTAGAGGCTTCTGTCCTCAAGAAGATATTTATAACTGTATACTAAAGGAAAGGAAATTCTGTGATGAGGCATCATGCCTGGATGGTTACAGATGCTGCCCCAAAATCTGCAGATGGGAATGTGCTAAATCTCGTCAAG AAAGGGCTGGTGAATGTCCTCCAGTTACAAAGTGTTCTTCCGAGGGCAAGGCCTGCTCATCTGACTATGACTGCTCACATTTATTCAAGTGCTGTTCAGCTTGTGGTAACCGATGCGTCAAGGCAGTGAATG